From a region of the Terriglobales bacterium genome:
- a CDS encoding electron transfer flavoprotein subunit alpha/FixB family protein: MADTILVVVEQREGKLNRVSLETIAGAQAMAAETGWTLEAAVAGKSVGEIAKEVAGKKLAKMYAIESSQLEPYTPDGFVAALKQFIAQRQPRMVLMPHTYQVRDFAPQLATAMGRTLVSDCIGFRKDGNDLLFTRQMFQGKFAADVALGGDPPYFATFQTGAFRADKAEAAASASPVETVNIEVADGVIRTRPEAPFKEAKQAVDLTQAEIIVAVGRGIKEQKNIDIAKQLAEALGGELAASRPICDSGWLPMDRQIGSSGQTVAPKLYLALGISGAIQHIVGMKGARTIVAINKDA; the protein is encoded by the coding sequence ATGGCTGACACGATCCTTGTCGTTGTCGAGCAACGCGAAGGCAAGCTGAACCGCGTCTCGTTGGAGACGATCGCCGGCGCCCAGGCAATGGCCGCCGAAACCGGATGGACGCTGGAAGCCGCCGTCGCCGGCAAAAGCGTGGGCGAAATCGCAAAAGAGGTGGCAGGCAAGAAGCTCGCCAAGATGTACGCGATCGAATCGTCCCAGCTGGAACCCTACACGCCGGACGGTTTTGTCGCGGCGCTGAAACAGTTCATCGCGCAACGGCAGCCGCGCATGGTGCTGATGCCGCACACCTACCAGGTGCGCGACTTCGCGCCGCAATTGGCGACGGCGATGGGGCGCACGCTGGTGAGCGACTGCATCGGATTCCGCAAGGACGGCAACGACCTGCTGTTCACGCGGCAGATGTTCCAGGGCAAGTTCGCCGCCGATGTCGCGCTCGGGGGAGATCCACCGTACTTCGCCACCTTTCAAACCGGCGCCTTCCGCGCCGACAAGGCCGAGGCGGCAGCCAGCGCTTCGCCGGTGGAGACGGTGAATATCGAGGTCGCAGACGGTGTGATCCGCACGCGTCCGGAGGCGCCGTTCAAGGAAGCCAAGCAGGCGGTGGATCTGACGCAGGCGGAGATTATTGTCGCGGTCGGCCGCGGCATCAAAGAGCAGAAGAATATCGACATCGCGAAGCAGTTGGCGGAGGCGCTGGGGGGAGAGTTGGCGGCGTCGCGCCCAATCTGCGATTCCGGATGGCTGCCGATGGACCGGCAAATCGGCTCGTCGGGGCAGACCGTGGCGCCGAAGCTGTACCTGGCTTTGGGCATCAGCGGCGCCATTCAGCACATCGTGGGCATGAAGGGCGCCAGAACCATCGTTGCGATTAATAAAGACGCAGA
- a CDS encoding electron transfer flavoprotein subunit beta/FixA family protein yields the protein MKILVCMKQVPQKDAPLKLNESGTWIREDVSYEVNEPDAYALEEALRQKEKHGGEVVVITAGPARSQQVLREALAKGADRAIHLEDAGFVGLDASNTARAFAAAIKEEKFDLIFTGLQSDDYGFAQTGVILAELLGWPHATIIMQLEKKDGGIRVKRELEAGFFQYVDMPVPAVLTIQSGINKLRYATLIGIKQAKNKPLKKVTLAEVQSALGPNLQQVRRLYIPEKTKKTELLQGSPAEVAKKLVEKLRDEARVI from the coding sequence TTGAAAATCCTGGTCTGCATGAAGCAGGTGCCGCAGAAGGACGCTCCGCTGAAGCTGAACGAGAGCGGAACCTGGATCCGCGAAGATGTTTCCTACGAAGTGAACGAGCCTGACGCCTATGCGCTGGAAGAGGCTCTACGGCAGAAAGAGAAGCACGGCGGCGAGGTGGTGGTGATCACGGCCGGCCCGGCTCGGTCGCAGCAGGTTTTGCGCGAGGCCCTGGCCAAGGGCGCTGACCGCGCCATTCACCTGGAAGACGCGGGTTTTGTCGGCCTGGACGCGTCCAACACCGCTCGTGCGTTTGCTGCTGCCATAAAAGAAGAAAAGTTCGACCTGATCTTCACCGGGCTGCAATCCGACGATTACGGCTTCGCGCAGACGGGAGTGATTTTGGCGGAGCTGCTGGGCTGGCCACACGCCACCATCATCATGCAGCTCGAGAAGAAGGACGGCGGCATTCGCGTGAAGCGGGAACTGGAAGCCGGATTTTTCCAGTACGTGGATATGCCGGTGCCGGCCGTGCTTACCATCCAGTCCGGCATCAACAAGCTGCGCTATGCAACCCTGATCGGGATCAAGCAGGCCAAGAATAAGCCCTTGAAAAAAGTTACGCTGGCCGAGGTGCAATCGGCGCTGGGCCCCAACCTTCAGCAGGTTCGGCGACTCTATATACCTGAGAAGACGAAGAAGACCGAGCTGCTGCAGGGAAGTCCCGCGGAAGTGGCCAAGAAACTGGTCGAGAAGCTGCGGGACGAAGCGCGCGTGATTTGA